The segment GGTCATCCTTGGGAGCTTAGTGCGCCTGAGCATGCTAAACGCGTAAAATTTGGCGGCTATGTACAAAGCTACACAGATAAATACGCACGTGAGCATCGTCAATGGATAAGCTCACAGGATGTATTAGCTGTACCTTATGATGTACCTGTACCTGGTTATAAAAACAATATTGTAAATACACTTCGCTTATGGAAATCAGAGGCAACTGATGAATTTAACTTAACCGAGTTTAATGCTGGCAGTTACTCAGAAGCGGTTGCGCAAAAAAACTTAGCAGAGCAAATTACGATGGTGCTGTATCCAAACGATAGCAGCGAAAATGGTAAAGAACTTAGGTTACGCCAACAATACTTTTTGTCATCTGCAAGTATTCAAGACATTGTTGATCAGTGGGTAAGCCAACATGGCGAAAACTTTACAGACTTTGCTGATTATCATGTATTTCAATTAAACGATACCCACCCAAGCATTGCAGTGGCAGAGCTGATGCGTATTTTAATTGATGACTACGAGCTTGATTGGGATGATGCGTGGCAAATTACGACTAAAACAATGGCCTACACAAATCATACGTTACTTCCAGAAGCGCTGGAAAAATGGTCTGTATCGTTGTTTGCAAAACTTTTACCGCGCATATTAGAAATAGTATTTGAAATAAACGCACGCTTTTTAGCGCAAGTTGCCCAGCAATGGCCTGGAGACGTTGAAAAACAACGTGCGCTGTCGCTTATAGAAGAGAGTGACGAGCCGCAAATTCGCATGGCTTATTTAGCTATTGTGGGTAGTTACTCTGTAAATGGTGTTGCGGCACTGCACACAGAATTATTAAAAGCAGGTTTATTTAAAGAGTTTTACGAACTTTGGCCAAACAAATTTAATAATAAAACCAATGGTGTTACCCCAAGGCGTTGGCTTGCGCATTGTAATGTGAGCTTAAGCGAATTAATTAGCGAAAAAATTGGTAAAGATTGGGTTAAAGAGTTTTCTAAAATTAGTGATTTACGCCGATTTTATGATGACAAAAAATTTCATGGTCAATGGCAAAACGCTAAGCGCGAAAACAAGCAACGTTTAGTTGATTTAGTTAAAGCGCGATGTGATGTTGAATTTGATGTGTCAATGATGTTTGACGTACAGGTAAAACGTATTCACGAGTACAAACGTCAGCTTTTAAATATATTACATGTTATTCATTTGTACGACCGTATTCGCCGTGGCGACACTCAGGGTATAGTACCTCGCTGTGTATTATTAGGCGGTAAAGCTGCACCGGGTTATTACATGGCTAAAAAAATAATCAAGCTGATTAATAATGTCGCTGAGGTTATTAATAAAGACCCTTTAGCAGCGCCCTATTTACGAGTCGCATTTTTACCAAACTACAATGTAACGGCAATGGAAACTATATGCCCAGCAACAGATTTATCAGAGCAAGTATCTACAGCAGGTAAAGAAGCTTCTGGCACTGGTAATATGAAGTTTATGATGAATGGTGCACTGACTATTGGCACATTAGATGGTGCAAACATTGAAATTAGAGATGCTGTTGGCGCTGATAACTTCTTTTTGTTTGGTGCACAAGCGCACGAAATTGACGATATTAAATCGCGTTACAACCCCGAACATATAATTGCGCAAAATAGTGATTTAAATAATGTAATGCAACTTCTTCAAAGCGGGCATTTCAATTTATTTGAACCATGCTTATTTGAAGACATTACAAATTCAATAAAGAGCCCACACGATCCATGGCTCACTGCACATGATTTTGAAAGCTATGTAGCGGCGCAAAAAGAGGTTGATAAAGCCTATGCAGATCAAACCTACTGGACACAAATGAGTATTTTAAATACGGCAGCCAGTGGTATGTTTTCAAGTGATAGAACCATAAGCCAATACAGTGAAGATATTTGGCATTTAGAACCCCTCAATATTAGTGAAACAGACTTAACGACAACTACAAGCCATGCCACTAACAGCCTAGACTAAATGGAGAGAGTATTATGCCTAATTATGCAAATCGCTACATAAGTAGCCTAACCAGAGAAACTTACGCGTTAATACTGGCAGGCGGACGCGGTTCTCGCCTGCATGAGCTAACAGATTGGCGTGCAAAGCCTGCAGTTTATTTTGGCGGAAAGCATCGAATTATTGATTTTCCGCTATCAAACTGTATTAACTCTGGTGTGAGGCGTGTCGGTATTGCCACACAATATAAGTCGCACTCATTAATACGACACGTTAACCGAGCATGGGGACACTTTAAAAAGGAGCTTGGAGAATCTGTAGAGATTTTGCCTGCATCTCAGCGCCAAGGTGATGATTGGTATTGTGGTACCGCAGATGCCGTATTTCAAAACATAGATATTATTCGTCACGAGCTCCCTAAGTGCGTGATGATTTTATCAGGCGATCATGTTTATCGTATGGATTATGGTGCGCTACTTGCTGAGCATGTTCAAAAGGGCGCAGATATGACTGTTTGCTGCTTAGAAGTGCCAGTTGAAGAAGCTGCAGATACCTTTGGTGTTATGACCGTGGATGAGCAAAGCAGAGTATGTCGTTTTGACGAAAAGCCAGCTATGCCAAGTTCAGTACCAGGTAAACCAGGGACGTGTTTAGCCTCTATGGGGAATTACGTATTTAATACTGAATTTTTATTTGAACAGCTAAAGAAAGATGCTGAAAATGAGGGCTCAGGACGCGATTTTGGGCACGATATAATCCCAGCCATTATTGAAGAGCATAATGTGTTTGCTTTTCCATTTAGAGATCCACTTCAAGAAGGTCAGCCTTATTGGCGCGATGTAGGTACGCTTGATTCATTTTGGGAAGCCAATATGGAGCTAGTAATGCCAGAGCCACAACTTGATTTATACGATCCAACATGGCCAATATGGACATATCAAGAGCAGTTACCGCCAGCCAAATTCATTTTTGATGACGATGATAGACGCGGAATGGCACTGGACTCAACCGTTTCGGGTGGCTGTATAATTTCAGGCTCAGTGGTCAGAAAATCATTGTTGTTTTCTAATGTGCATGTTCGCTCTTTTTGTACCATTGAGGAGTCCGTTATTTTACCCGGTGCAGTAATAAATCGTGGCTGTAAAATTAAACGCGCGATAATTGATAGAAGCTGTGAAATACCGGCAGGGCTTGAAATTGGTATTGATCGCAAAGCAGATCAAGAAAATGGCTTTAGAGTGTCTAAAAAGGGCATAGTACTTGTCACCCGTGATATGCTCACTGAGCTTGCAAAAAAGTTAGAGCGTCAATCCCAAGAGAATAAAAAGCTAGCGTAACAATTAGCTAAATAAGCACGACAACACAAGCTTGCTCATATTTGAGCAAGCTAATATAGGTTTATAGGAAGTAGTGAATTAATGCATGTATTAATGGTTGCAGCAGAAAACGACGCGTTACCAGGCGCAAAAGTAGGTGGCGTTGCGGATGTGGTTCGTGACGCACCAAAAGCGCTTGCAGAGCAAGGCATAACAGTTGATGTGGTGATCCCCGATTATGGTATACACGATCTAAATCGAACTCACATTGGTGATGTAACCGTTGCTTTTAATGCTCATCCACATGTATTAACACTTTTTAAAGTAGAGCAGAGTCAAAGTAATGTAACGCAAATTGTTATTAGCCATCCATTATTTAGTAATTCGGGCAGTGTGTATTGTAACGATGCCCCAGGGAGACCTTTTGCAACTGATGCAACCAAGTTTGCTTTGTTTAATGCAGCTGTGTGTGAAGCGTTATTGCAAGGTGTATTAAAACGCCCAACAGCGCTTCATTTACATGATTGGCACAGTGCATGTGTTGCTGTTTTACTTAAATTCGAACCACGTTATCAAACATTAAGTAACTTAAACATTGCCTACACAGTTCATAATATTGCACTGCAAGGAATAAGACCTTTTAAGTATGACGACTCAAGCCTAGAGGCGTGGTTTCCTTCACTTAGTTACGATGGGCAGCAACTGTGTGATCCCCGCTATCCACATTGCTTTAACCCTATGCGCAGTGCAATTAACTTGGCAAATAAGGTTCACCTAGTGTCGCCAACGTATAGTCAAGAAGTACTAAAACCGAGTAATTATGAGCATGGTTTTTTTGGTGGTGAAGGGTTAGAGCAAGACCTAAAAAATGCCGCAGACAAAGGAAAACTCGTTGGTATTTTAAATGGCTGTGAATACCCCAATAGCACAGATAAAAAAGTATCAATGGATGATTTATATAGCCAAGCACAAGACACCTTATTTAACTGGATGGCAAAAACGCCACAGCTTGAAAGTGGCTACTATATTGCTCATCAACGACTACAGCAGTTTATGGCATCACCTGTTAAAGGGCCATTAGTTACAAGTGTTGGCAGACTTACTGAGCAAAAAGTGTTGCTGTTGTGTCAGTCTATTGAAAGCTCATTAGTTATCGATGAAGTGTGCAAAATAGTGGATGAATTTAATGGCCGGATTATTATATTAGGTTCAGGAGATGAAGCACTAGAAGAGGCGTTTACTAAAGCAATGGCGCGCAATGCAAATCTTTTATTTTTGAAAGGTTACGGACAAGGCGTTGGTGATTTAATGTATCAATTAGGCGATTTATTTTTAATGCCTAGCTCATTTGAACCTTGTGGTATTAGCCAAATGCTGGCAATGCGAGCAGGGCAGCCTTGTTTGGTTCACAGTGTTGGCGGACTAAAAGATACCGTAAAGCATAATGACAACGGTTTTAGTTTTAATGCTGGTACGCTTAGTAAGTAAGCCGATTCACTGCTAAAGTGTTTAGATGAAACACTAACGTTACACAAAGAACAGCCTAAGCAATGGCAAAAAATTAAAGCTAATGCTAAGGGTGCGCGTTTTTCGTGGACTCAAGTGGCAACTGATTATATTTCATACTTATATCAATAAAGTTAATGTAAATATACTTTAGCTCCGTGACATAGCAGCTTATTTACGTTATTAATTACTTGGTATTGGTAAATTTAATAAAAGTAGGTAATGTGTCTGTATTTGTTGCAAGACAAGCAATATTTAATCGTCGTCAAAACGTAGTTGCCTACGAGTTGCTATTTAGGGACAGCCCTAAAAATTATTTCCCTGATATTTGTGAAGGCGAAGCCACTGCGCGCCTAATAATGGAAAACCAATTAAATCTCGGAACTCGCCATATTACCTCGGGTAAAAAAGCATTAATAAATATCGGCCCTGAATCGTTAGAGCTTGATTTATGTGCGTTTTTACCTTGCCAAGATGTTGTAATTGAATTGCTCGAAACCATAGAGCCAAACGATGAAAATTACGAGATGTGTCGTGACTTATTTCATCGTAATTACAAATTAGCACTTGATGATTTTGTTTATAAACCGCAGTGGGATAGGTTTTTAAAGCTTGTTAAATTAATAAAGTTTGATATTTCAATTACACCATTAAGTGAAATAACACCCGTAATAAAAAAGCTCCAGAAGCACAAAAAAATAAAACTATTAGCTGAAAAATTAGAAACCCAAGAGGATTTTGAATTAGCCCATAAAATGGGGTTTGATTATTTTCAAGGGTACTTTTTTGCAAAACCCACCATGGTCAAACAAAACGACATTGATTATAACTATGCTTTAGTCGTCGCTATTTACGCAGAGATAATGAAACCCAGTCCAGATATAAAAGCGATTGCTGGTTTGTTTGAACTTGATGCTGCGTTAGCCTATAAGTTGCTTAGATTAATCAATAGTGGTGTTTTTCCTATTCAAAGTAAAATATCATCACTTAAACAAGCTTTGGTTTACCTTGGGCACGAGCGATTAAAAAAGTTTGTGAGTCTTATTGTTACTGCACACACAGCAGGTAAGAAGCCAGCAGAACTTATGCAAGTGTGTGTTGTGCGTGCTCGCTTTTGCGAGTTAATTGCAAAAAAAGTCGCTAAGCAGCAATCAGGAGAAGCTTTTTTAACTGGGCTATTTTCATTACTCGATGCAATACTTGATCAACCAATGAGCCTACTCGTTGAAAAACTTCCTTTTCCAGATGAAATAAAAGCCGCGCTTTTAAATGAAAAAAACACCCTTTATTATATTTTGAATGTGGTTAAAGCGTACGAAACTGGAAGCTGGTGGGCGCTTGAACAAGCTGTAATATTAATTAATCTCGATAGCAAAGTATTACCTAACTTATATCAACAAGCTGTTGATTGGGCAGATAATTATAAAAATAAAAGTTAAAGGAAATTAAATCTCAGTTATGCGTAATTATAATATGGATTTTATACGCGGTATTGCAGTGCTTTGCCTTGTTTACATGAACGGTTATGCTTTTGGATTAGGGGAATATATCTATACACCATTAGCTACTCCACCTTTTAGCGATGCTGTTATTCAAACCCTTAGTAGTATTTTTATTGATGGGCGTTTTAGAACGCTGTTCAGCCTTCTTTTTGGTGCTGGCCTATTTATTCAGTGGCAGCGCTACAAATCAACTATTCCTATAAAAGCGAGACTGTATTGGCTCATTATTTTTGGTTTGGCACATGGTTTTTTACTTTGGGCTGGCGATATTTTATTTGTTTACGGAGTATGCGGTTGGTGGGTGCTTAAATTTGTAGAAACTAATAATAATATGCTTTTAAAAAGAGGCATTATATTTATGTTATTAGCTTGCGCAGTGACCTTTTTGTTTTTAATGAACTTGCCTGATGAGAATATTCACCGCGACTCTCAAGCATTTATAGATTTATATAGCCCGCACTATAAGGACTATTTTATCAGTAACTTAGGTTACAATATGATTGCAGTTGTAGCGGTTCCATTCTTAGCTTTTTTGATGTTTTCTGGCATTATGCTCATTGGAATATACTTATATAAGTTGGAGGTATTTACCAAAGGGCTTACTTCGCAGCAGTTATTTGTGTGCGTTAGTGGGGCGTTTGTTTTTACAAGCTTAAGGCTTTTAATACTTCAGGGAAATGATGGTTTAAGTATAGCTACTCAAGAATTAGTAAATACATTTGCAGCGCTTTTTATAGCCGTGCTTTATATTCATATCATAGTTAAATTTTGCAATAACAGGGTACACGTTGGCACGCTTATTCAACAAGCAGGGCGATTAGCATTCACCTTATATATAAGCCAAACCATAATGCAATTACTGCTTTATAAAGTTTTATTTCCGCAGTGGGTATTAAGCTTTAACCGCATAGATTATTGGTTAGTGGCAACCGCTTTGGTCATTGTGCAACTGTTATTTACAGCGCTATATAGCCGCTTTTATATACAAGGGCCGCTTGAATTTATATGGCGTAAGCTCACTCAATTAAAAATTAGTACTTAAACACCTATTTATATTAAATTAGGGGCGAAAAATAAGTGTGTGTGGTTTACACTAGTCGCCTTTAAAATTACGACTGTTAAGTGCCATGACCGAATTAAAACGTTTAAATAAATTTATAAGTGAAACCGGGTTTTGCTCACGTCGTGAAGCCGATAAATATATTGAGCAGGGTCGTGTTACGGTTAATGGTAATATTCCAGAAATGGGCGTAAAAGTAGCAGATACTGATACCGTTTTGATTGATGGTAACCCCCTTCGCGCAAAACCAAAGCGTGTCTATATTGCTTATAATAAACCGGTTGGTATTACGTGTACCACCGAGAGTAAAATTCAAAGTAACATAGTTAAAGCCGTTAACTACCCAACTCGTATTTTCCCTATTGGACGATTAGATAGACCATCAGAAGGGCTAATCTTTTTAACCAACGAAGGCGATATCGTAAATAAAATTTTGCGTGCTGGTAATAACCACGAAAAAGAATACGTGGTGACAGTTGATAAACCACTAAACCGCCAATTTGTGCCCAAAATGGCAAACGGCATCCCTATTTTAGATACTGTTACCAAAAAGTGTAAAGTGACCCAAACGGCTCCTCAAGAATTTAAAATTGTTCTTACTCAGGGCTTAAACCGCCAAATTCGCCGTATGTGCGAATACTTAGGCTATGAAGTTGTGACATTAAAACGTACACGCATTATGAACGTGACGCTTAAGGGCTTAAAAGTAGGGCAGTGGCGTCATTTAACCGATGTAGAAATGGCGCAAATTAACGACTCGATAGCCGATTCGGGTAAAACGCAAGAGCACTCGGTTGATAACAACAAGCAAAATAGCATGAGTAATAACAATAAAGGCGAGCCTAAAAAGCGTGATTTTCAGGGCGAAAACCCACGTGCATTTAATAATGAACGAGGCACCCGCACGCAAAGAAGTAATTCACCCTATCAAAAACGCTCTACTACCTATGTAGGTAAAGGTGGAGCTAGTAAAAATACGCAAGACGATAATAAAAACTCAAATAACAATAAGCCAGCAAATCGTAAAGCTCGTTCATCTGGCACGTTAAGTTTAAAAAAGTAGTGTATTAAAAGCTCAACTACCACTGTATTTGATGAACTACAGACCCTAGTGGGCTTTTAACGCCCACTATGTTTATTTTCTCATTTTTTAGCCGCTTTAATGCTGGTTTATCTAAATACCACCTAAAAGAGCGCTTTCTGTAAGTTTGTAAATCAAGCACAACCAGTTTTGCGCAGTTGTATTCGTAATCACTCGG is part of the Pseudoalteromonas carrageenovora IAM 12662 genome and harbors:
- a CDS encoding glycogen/starch/alpha-glucan phosphorylase — its product is MAKQGEQVCVVKGWQEGPVIDESTLKDDLTRHFYYTLGRDKVGESQHYLYHALALTIRDRLVARCRETNQQIKQDKRRKTAYLSLEFLMGRALGNAVLNLDLDEQVSAALQEYCTSVETIEDAEHDAGLGNGGLGRLAACFLDSCASLALPVVGYGLRYEYGMFNQSIKDGNQIEQPDNWLREGHPWELSAPEHAKRVKFGGYVQSYTDKYAREHRQWISSQDVLAVPYDVPVPGYKNNIVNTLRLWKSEATDEFNLTEFNAGSYSEAVAQKNLAEQITMVLYPNDSSENGKELRLRQQYFLSSASIQDIVDQWVSQHGENFTDFADYHVFQLNDTHPSIAVAELMRILIDDYELDWDDAWQITTKTMAYTNHTLLPEALEKWSVSLFAKLLPRILEIVFEINARFLAQVAQQWPGDVEKQRALSLIEESDEPQIRMAYLAIVGSYSVNGVAALHTELLKAGLFKEFYELWPNKFNNKTNGVTPRRWLAHCNVSLSELISEKIGKDWVKEFSKISDLRRFYDDKKFHGQWQNAKRENKQRLVDLVKARCDVEFDVSMMFDVQVKRIHEYKRQLLNILHVIHLYDRIRRGDTQGIVPRCVLLGGKAAPGYYMAKKIIKLINNVAEVINKDPLAAPYLRVAFLPNYNVTAMETICPATDLSEQVSTAGKEASGTGNMKFMMNGALTIGTLDGANIEIRDAVGADNFFLFGAQAHEIDDIKSRYNPEHIIAQNSDLNNVMQLLQSGHFNLFEPCLFEDITNSIKSPHDPWLTAHDFESYVAAQKEVDKAYADQTYWTQMSILNTAASGMFSSDRTISQYSEDIWHLEPLNISETDLTTTTSHATNSLD
- the glgC gene encoding glucose-1-phosphate adenylyltransferase, producing the protein MPNYANRYISSLTRETYALILAGGRGSRLHELTDWRAKPAVYFGGKHRIIDFPLSNCINSGVRRVGIATQYKSHSLIRHVNRAWGHFKKELGESVEILPASQRQGDDWYCGTADAVFQNIDIIRHELPKCVMILSGDHVYRMDYGALLAEHVQKGADMTVCCLEVPVEEAADTFGVMTVDEQSRVCRFDEKPAMPSSVPGKPGTCLASMGNYVFNTEFLFEQLKKDAENEGSGRDFGHDIIPAIIEEHNVFAFPFRDPLQEGQPYWRDVGTLDSFWEANMELVMPEPQLDLYDPTWPIWTYQEQLPPAKFIFDDDDRRGMALDSTVSGGCIISGSVVRKSLLFSNVHVRSFCTIEESVILPGAVINRGCKIKRAIIDRSCEIPAGLEIGIDRKADQENGFRVSKKGIVLVTRDMLTELAKKLERQSQENKKLA
- a CDS encoding EAL and HDOD domain-containing protein codes for the protein MSVFVARQAIFNRRQNVVAYELLFRDSPKNYFPDICEGEATARLIMENQLNLGTRHITSGKKALINIGPESLELDLCAFLPCQDVVIELLETIEPNDENYEMCRDLFHRNYKLALDDFVYKPQWDRFLKLVKLIKFDISITPLSEITPVIKKLQKHKKIKLLAEKLETQEDFELAHKMGFDYFQGYFFAKPTMVKQNDIDYNYALVVAIYAEIMKPSPDIKAIAGLFELDAALAYKLLRLINSGVFPIQSKISSLKQALVYLGHERLKKFVSLIVTAHTAGKKPAELMQVCVVRARFCELIAKKVAKQQSGEAFLTGLFSLLDAILDQPMSLLVEKLPFPDEIKAALLNEKNTLYYILNVVKAYETGSWWALEQAVILINLDSKVLPNLYQQAVDWADNYKNKS
- a CDS encoding DUF418 domain-containing protein, producing the protein MDFIRGIAVLCLVYMNGYAFGLGEYIYTPLATPPFSDAVIQTLSSIFIDGRFRTLFSLLFGAGLFIQWQRYKSTIPIKARLYWLIIFGLAHGFLLWAGDILFVYGVCGWWVLKFVETNNNMLLKRGIIFMLLACAVTFLFLMNLPDENIHRDSQAFIDLYSPHYKDYFISNLGYNMIAVVAVPFLAFLMFSGIMLIGIYLYKLEVFTKGLTSQQLFVCVSGAFVFTSLRLLILQGNDGLSIATQELVNTFAALFIAVLYIHIIVKFCNNRVHVGTLIQQAGRLAFTLYISQTIMQLLLYKVLFPQWVLSFNRIDYWLVATALVIVQLLFTALYSRFYIQGPLEFIWRKLTQLKIST
- the rluF gene encoding 23S rRNA pseudouridine(2604) synthase RluF translates to MTELKRLNKFISETGFCSRREADKYIEQGRVTVNGNIPEMGVKVADTDTVLIDGNPLRAKPKRVYIAYNKPVGITCTTESKIQSNIVKAVNYPTRIFPIGRLDRPSEGLIFLTNEGDIVNKILRAGNNHEKEYVVTVDKPLNRQFVPKMANGIPILDTVTKKCKVTQTAPQEFKIVLTQGLNRQIRRMCEYLGYEVVTLKRTRIMNVTLKGLKVGQWRHLTDVEMAQINDSIADSGKTQEHSVDNNKQNSMSNNNKGEPKKRDFQGENPRAFNNERGTRTQRSNSPYQKRSTTYVGKGGASKNTQDDNKNSNNNKPANRKARSSGTLSLKK